One window of the Thermodesulfomicrobium sp. WS genome contains the following:
- a CDS encoding ATP-binding protein has product MIWGDAAPLSPADEATLFRNIFRQAGTAMLLIDFDTGRIVGANPAAARFYGYPTEELCGMPISRINILPPEILRQRMEEARSRQRRYFVFRHRLASGEIRDVAVYSGPVVVRAKTFLYSVIHDITEEVRLRRERESLAKRLRLAMDVGKVVAWELHEDGQMYVTWPQKGRYPLAQQGNPLPLETVVGWFVPEHQSVWTTALQACLLHGHPFSVELRDGQGRWVQVEGLRLEDGDGIRVVGVFHDITPVKIQAEAECQRRKDAEAAARAKDEFLRFLSHELRTPLSGLVGLLRILCEGRGGNRDALLLQARERAESLLRLLSDALDLCRLDVGQMPLVDEDFSPQALCTSQVSLFAPQAEAKGVELRLVCDLPASRLVAAPKARLEQVLSNLLSNAVKFTDHGEIVVTCVLHGTEDGEALAFTVQDTGCGIPPELQARLFEPYAQGVLETKLARGSGLGLSIVQALVQRMGGTITVESEEGTGTTFRVTVPVRPVAQVESELQESPQARFEETSCVGSDSWDVLVAEDDPVNQMVARTLLERLGHRVEVVSNGAEAVAAVARRRFHVVLLDVAMPQMDGLEAARRIRQMHPSLPLVAVSAFTSADDQQRFAAVMDFVLTKPLSLDALVQVCAQVAARSVA; this is encoded by the coding sequence ATGATTTGGGGAGATGCCGCACCGCTGAGCCCTGCTGACGAAGCGACCCTATTTCGGAATATCTTCCGACAGGCGGGTACGGCGATGCTCCTCATCGACTTCGATACCGGTCGTATCGTGGGCGCCAACCCTGCGGCGGCGCGCTTTTACGGCTATCCTACCGAAGAACTGTGCGGGATGCCCATCTCCCGCATCAATATCCTGCCCCCGGAAATTCTCCGCCAGCGCATGGAGGAGGCCCGTTCCCGGCAGCGCAGGTATTTCGTCTTCCGCCACCGGCTCGCCAGCGGCGAGATCCGTGACGTGGCGGTGTATTCGGGGCCCGTCGTGGTGCGGGCCAAGACATTCCTCTATTCCGTTATCCATGACATCACCGAAGAGGTGCGGCTGCGCCGGGAGCGGGAAAGCCTGGCCAAGCGCCTGCGTCTGGCCATGGACGTGGGGAAGGTGGTGGCGTGGGAACTGCACGAAGATGGGCAGATGTACGTCACCTGGCCCCAAAAGGGCCGATACCCATTGGCGCAGCAGGGCAATCCACTGCCTTTGGAGACAGTGGTGGGGTGGTTTGTCCCGGAACATCAGTCCGTTTGGACCACAGCGCTTCAGGCGTGCCTGCTGCATGGTCACCCCTTCAGCGTGGAGCTTCGCGATGGCCAGGGCCGCTGGGTGCAGGTGGAGGGGCTGCGCTTGGAGGATGGAGACGGCATCCGGGTTGTGGGCGTGTTCCACGACATCACCCCGGTCAAGATTCAGGCCGAGGCGGAGTGCCAGCGGCGCAAAGATGCGGAAGCCGCGGCCCGTGCCAAGGACGAGTTCTTGCGGTTCTTGAGCCATGAGCTGCGCACACCCCTTTCCGGCTTGGTGGGGCTTTTGCGGATACTCTGCGAAGGCAGGGGGGGAAATCGCGATGCCCTTCTGCTTCAGGCCCGCGAGCGTGCGGAGAGCTTGCTTCGTCTGCTCTCGGACGCCCTTGATTTGTGCCGTCTGGATGTCGGCCAAATGCCTTTGGTGGACGAGGACTTTTCGCCGCAGGCCTTGTGCACATCCCAGGTAAGTCTCTTTGCCCCCCAGGCCGAGGCCAAGGGGGTAGAGCTGCGGCTTGTCTGCGATCTGCCTGCCTCGCGGCTGGTGGCGGCCCCCAAGGCGCGTCTGGAGCAGGTCCTCTCCAACCTCCTTTCCAACGCGGTGAAATTCACCGATCATGGGGAGATTGTCGTGACCTGCGTGCTGCACGGTACGGAGGATGGCGAGGCGTTGGCTTTCACGGTACAGGACACCGGATGTGGCATCCCTCCGGAGTTGCAAGCGCGGCTTTTTGAGCCGTATGCCCAAGGGGTATTGGAGACGAAATTGGCGCGGGGCAGCGGCCTTGGCCTCTCCATTGTCCAGGCCTTGGTGCAGCGCATGGGGGGAACGATCACGGTGGAGAGCGAGGAGGGTACGGGAACGACTTTTCGCGTCACGGTGCCGGTGCGGCCGGTGGCGCAGGTGGAGTCGGAGCTCCAGGAAAGCCCCCAAGCCCGCTTCGAGGAAACGTCCTGCGTGGGTTCTGATTCCTGGGACGTCCTCGTGGCTGAGGATGATCCCGTCAATCAGATGGTGGCGCGGACGCTTCTGGAGCGTTTGGGACACCGCGTGGAGGTCGTCTCCAACGGGGCGGAGGCGGTTGCCGCTGTGGCCCGCCGGCGCTTTCACGTGGTGCTGCTCGATGTGGCCATGCCGCAGATGGACGGCCTTGAGGCGGCGCGGCGCATCCGCCAGATGCACCCTTCCCTGCCGCTGGTGGCGGTGAGCGCGTTTACCAGCGCCGATGACCAACAGCGGTTTGCTGCAGTGATGGACTTTGTGCTCACCAAGCCGCTCAGTCTCGATGCCCTTGTCCAGGTATGCGCTCAGGTGGCCGCCCGGTCCGTGGCGTGA